A genomic window from Streptomyces brevispora includes:
- a CDS encoding ThuA domain-containing protein: protein MPPHISPRTLVFTRTTDYRHDSIPDGIAAFRALGAEHGFAVDATEDPAVFEDGLHDYAAVVFLSTSGEVLTPAGRTGLRAYCTAGGGFMGVHAAACTEYDWPFYGELLGARFDRHPAFQPGTLVIEDHDHPATAHLGDTWDLADEWYDFRDDPRGRVRVLASADASSYEGGTGVDHPLVWTREHDGARVFYTALGHAPQAYTDPVFRAHLLGGLRHVMHRTRVSPASPTPPELP from the coding sequence ATGCCGCCGCACATCTCTCCCCGGACCCTCGTCTTCACCCGCACCACGGACTACCGGCACGACTCGATCCCCGACGGCATCGCCGCGTTCCGCGCACTCGGTGCGGAGCACGGCTTCGCGGTCGACGCGACGGAGGACCCCGCGGTGTTCGAGGACGGGCTGCACGACTACGCGGCCGTGGTCTTCCTCTCCACCAGCGGGGAGGTCCTCACACCCGCCGGACGCACCGGCCTCCGGGCGTACTGCACGGCGGGCGGCGGCTTCATGGGAGTCCACGCGGCGGCCTGCACCGAGTACGACTGGCCGTTCTACGGAGAGCTGCTGGGCGCCCGGTTCGACCGGCACCCCGCGTTCCAGCCGGGCACCCTCGTCATCGAGGACCACGACCACCCGGCCACCGCCCACCTGGGCGACACCTGGGACCTCGCCGACGAGTGGTACGACTTCCGGGACGACCCGCGCGGCCGGGTGCGAGTGCTCGCCTCCGCCGACGCGTCCTCGTACGAGGGCGGCACAGGAGTCGACCACCCCCTGGTCTGGACCCGTGAACACGACGGGGCCCGGGTCTTCTACACCGCGCTCGGACACGCCCCGCAGGCCTACACGGACCCGGTCTTCCGCGCCCATCTCCTCGGCGGACTCCGCCATGTGATGCACCGGACCCGGGTGTCCCCCGCTTCCCCGACTCCGCCCGAGCTGCCGTAA
- a CDS encoding VWA domain-containing protein has translation MIIRRRLTVGVGILLATLTAGLGSALPAAADEPPTTASPKVELVLDVSGSMRTRDIDGQSRMTAAKQAFNEVLDAVPEQVQLGIRTLGADYPGDDRKVGCKDTKQLYPVGPLDRTEAKTAVATLAPTGWTPIGPALLGAADDLEGGDSTRRIVLISDGEDTCGPLDPCEVARDIAARGIHLVIDTLGLVPNEKIRKQLTCIAEATGGTYTAVQHADELSGRVKQLVDRAAEPVVTPVATKGADSCTDAPQLKAGLYTDRETFGEHRWYRVDVLPGQELRASVSVFADRAVNNDYGMLLRAVTVHGREIVRGSESGTGRTDAISSGLRYPKAELDTDDEQTPETVCLQVSNSFSAPASVKTSPGMPVELTVDLVDGPDNAADVAAFGLGRGWWLLGVLVLTGLVAGLLTGWISRWRIAVWRTNR, from the coding sequence ATGATCATAAGAAGAAGGCTGACGGTCGGGGTGGGCATTCTGCTCGCCACCCTGACCGCCGGGCTCGGCTCGGCCCTCCCCGCCGCAGCCGATGAACCGCCCACCACAGCGTCCCCCAAGGTCGAGCTGGTGCTCGATGTCAGCGGCTCCATGCGGACCCGAGACATCGACGGCCAGTCCCGGATGACCGCGGCGAAGCAGGCGTTCAACGAGGTCCTGGACGCGGTGCCCGAGCAGGTGCAGCTCGGCATCCGCACCCTCGGCGCCGACTACCCGGGCGACGACCGGAAGGTCGGCTGCAAGGACACCAAGCAGCTCTACCCGGTCGGCCCGCTCGACCGCACCGAGGCCAAGACCGCGGTCGCCACCCTTGCCCCCACCGGCTGGACCCCGATCGGACCCGCCCTGCTGGGCGCCGCCGACGATCTGGAGGGCGGCGACTCCACCCGCCGGATCGTGCTGATCAGCGACGGCGAGGACACCTGCGGCCCGCTCGACCCGTGCGAAGTGGCCCGCGACATCGCCGCGCGCGGCATCCACCTGGTCATCGACACCCTCGGCCTGGTGCCGAACGAGAAGATCCGCAAGCAGCTGACCTGCATCGCTGAGGCCACCGGCGGCACCTACACCGCCGTGCAACACGCCGATGAACTCTCCGGGCGCGTAAAGCAGTTGGTCGACCGAGCGGCAGAGCCCGTCGTCACCCCGGTGGCGACCAAGGGCGCGGACAGCTGCACCGACGCCCCCCAGCTCAAGGCCGGCCTCTACACCGACCGCGAGACGTTCGGCGAGCACCGCTGGTACCGGGTGGACGTGCTGCCCGGCCAGGAGCTGCGCGCCTCGGTCAGTGTCTTCGCGGACCGCGCCGTCAACAACGACTACGGGATGCTGCTGCGAGCGGTGACCGTGCACGGCCGGGAGATCGTCAGGGGTTCCGAGTCCGGCACCGGGCGCACCGACGCCATCTCGTCCGGACTGCGCTACCCGAAGGCCGAACTGGACACGGACGACGAGCAGACCCCGGAGACCGTGTGCCTCCAGGTCAGCAACTCCTTCTCGGCCCCCGCCTCGGTGAAGACCTCTCCCGGTATGCCGGTCGAGCTGACCGTCGACCTGGTGGACGGCCCCGACAACGCGGCGGACGTCGCCGCGTTCGGCCTCGGCCGCGGCTGGTGGCTGCTCGGCGTCCTCGTCCTCACCGGACTGGTCGCGGGCCTGCTGACCGGCTGGATCTCGCGCTGGCGCATCGCCGTATGGAGGACCAACCGATGA
- the xylB gene encoding xylulokinase → MPPHTVVIGVDSSTQSTKAAFVDVSTGRLLAVGRAPHVVTGEGGARETDPEVWWQALRDAVAAGLKESGVPATAVTGIAVAGQQHGLVVLDADGGPLRPALLWNDTRSAPQAAALTAALGGADAWTARTGSVPVAAMTASKWQWLRENEPETAAATAAIRLPHDFLTERLSGHAVTDPGDASGTSWYSTATGAYDPEVLELLAIEPALLPEVASSGAARIGSLTAGAAGALGLPAGIAVAAGTGDNMSAAVGLGLGGAGLLDHPVLSLGTSGTVFAASRTRPASPALSGFAAADGTYLPLACTLNCTLAVDKVAALLGLDRADAAPGGEAVLLPYLDGERTPDLPTASGLLTGLRHDTTPQQLLGAAYEGAVFTVLRALDELLRACGLDPADPEVAARPLLLIGGGAQGHRWVETVRRLSGRPVTVPASGELVAVGAAALAASAATGTDPVTVATGWKTGEDLQLEAVERDLTTWARIGSVLDRATGPLLSADRTTG, encoded by the coding sequence ATGCCGCCGCATACCGTCGTCATCGGTGTGGACAGCTCCACCCAGTCCACCAAAGCGGCGTTCGTCGACGTCTCGACCGGCCGGCTGCTCGCCGTCGGCCGCGCCCCGCATGTCGTCACCGGTGAGGGAGGGGCCCGCGAGACGGACCCCGAGGTGTGGTGGCAGGCGCTGCGCGACGCGGTCGCCGCCGGGCTCAAGGAGTCCGGCGTCCCCGCCACGGCCGTCACCGGGATCGCCGTCGCCGGACAGCAGCACGGCCTGGTCGTGCTGGACGCGGACGGCGGTCCGCTGCGCCCGGCACTCCTGTGGAACGACACCCGCTCCGCCCCGCAGGCCGCAGCCCTGACCGCCGCGCTGGGCGGGGCCGACGCCTGGACCGCGCGCACCGGATCGGTGCCGGTGGCCGCGATGACGGCGTCGAAGTGGCAGTGGCTGCGGGAGAACGAACCGGAGACCGCCGCGGCGACCGCGGCGATCCGCCTGCCCCACGACTTCCTGACCGAGCGGCTGTCCGGCCACGCCGTCACCGATCCGGGCGATGCGTCCGGCACCTCCTGGTACTCCACCGCGACCGGCGCCTACGACCCCGAGGTGCTCGAACTCCTCGCCATCGAGCCCGCGTTGCTGCCGGAGGTGGCTTCGAGCGGGGCGGCCCGCATCGGGTCACTGACCGCCGGGGCGGCCGGGGCGCTCGGCCTGCCCGCCGGTATCGCCGTCGCGGCGGGCACCGGTGACAACATGAGCGCCGCCGTCGGCCTCGGGCTCGGCGGCGCCGGACTTCTCGACCACCCGGTCCTCAGCCTCGGCACCTCGGGCACGGTCTTCGCCGCATCCCGGACCCGACCCGCCTCGCCCGCGCTCTCCGGCTTCGCCGCGGCCGACGGCACGTACCTCCCGCTGGCCTGCACCCTCAACTGCACGCTCGCGGTGGACAAGGTCGCCGCGCTGCTCGGTCTGGACCGCGCCGACGCCGCCCCCGGCGGGGAGGCCGTGCTCCTGCCCTATCTGGACGGCGAACGCACCCCCGACCTGCCCACCGCCTCCGGCCTCCTCACCGGGCTGAGGCACGACACCACCCCCCAGCAGCTTCTGGGCGCCGCCTACGAGGGCGCGGTCTTCACCGTGCTGCGCGCGCTCGACGAACTGCTCCGGGCCTGCGGGCTCGACCCGGCAGATCCCGAGGTGGCGGCCCGGCCGCTGCTGCTGATCGGCGGCGGCGCCCAGGGGCACCGGTGGGTGGAGACCGTCCGGCGGCTGTCCGGGCGGCCGGTGACCGTGCCGGCGAGCGGCGAACTCGTCGCCGTGGGCGCGGCCGCGCTCGCGGCGTCGGCCGCCACGGGTACGGATCCGGTCACGGTCGCCACCGGCTGGAAGACCGGCGAGGACCTGCAACTGGAGGCGGTCGAAAGGGACCTGACCACCTGGGCGCGGATCGGCTCGGTACTGGACCGGGCGACGGGACCGCTGCTGAGCGCGGACCGGACGACGGGCTGA
- the xylA gene encoding xylose isomerase: protein MTERFTPTPQDKFTFGLWTVGWQGRDPFGDATRAAIDPVDSVQRLAELGAYGVTFHDDDLIPFGSTDSEREGIVKRFRQSLDAAGLKVPMATTNLFTHPVFKDGGFTANDRDVRRFALRKVIRNIDLAVELGAETYVAWGGREGAESGGAKDVRVALDRMKEAFDLLGEYVVDQGYDLRFAIEPKPNEPRGDILLPTVGHALAFIERLERPELYGVNPEVGHEQMAGLNFAHGIAQAIWAGKLFHIDLNGQSGIKYDQDLRFGAGDLRQAFWLVDLLETAGYAGPRHFDFKPPRTEDYDGVWASAAGCMRNYLILKERAAAFRADPAVQEALRASRLDELAQPTAADGVAALLADRTAYEDFDVTAAAERGMAFEALDQLAMDHLLGVR, encoded by the coding sequence ATGACCGAACGCTTCACCCCCACCCCGCAGGACAAGTTCACCTTCGGCCTGTGGACCGTGGGGTGGCAGGGGCGCGACCCGTTCGGCGACGCGACCCGGGCGGCGATCGACCCGGTCGACTCCGTCCAGCGGCTCGCGGAGCTCGGTGCCTACGGTGTCACGTTCCACGACGACGACCTGATCCCGTTCGGCTCGACGGACTCCGAGCGCGAAGGCATCGTGAAGCGGTTCCGGCAGTCGCTGGACGCCGCCGGTCTCAAGGTCCCCATGGCGACGACGAACCTGTTCACGCACCCCGTCTTCAAGGACGGCGGCTTCACGGCCAACGACCGTGACGTCCGCCGGTTCGCGCTGCGGAAGGTCATCCGCAACATCGACCTCGCCGTCGAGCTGGGCGCCGAGACGTACGTGGCCTGGGGCGGCCGCGAGGGTGCGGAGTCCGGCGGCGCCAAGGACGTGCGGGTCGCGCTGGACCGGATGAAGGAGGCGTTCGACCTGCTCGGCGAGTACGTCGTCGACCAGGGCTACGACCTCCGGTTCGCCATCGAGCCCAAGCCGAACGAGCCGCGCGGCGACATTCTCCTGCCGACCGTCGGCCACGCCCTGGCCTTCATCGAGCGCCTGGAGCGCCCGGAGCTGTACGGCGTGAACCCGGAGGTCGGTCACGAGCAGATGGCCGGACTGAACTTCGCGCACGGCATCGCGCAGGCGATCTGGGCGGGCAAGCTCTTCCACATCGACCTCAACGGCCAGTCCGGCATCAAGTACGACCAGGACCTCCGCTTCGGCGCCGGCGACCTGCGCCAGGCCTTCTGGCTCGTCGACCTCCTGGAGACGGCCGGCTACGCGGGCCCGCGCCACTTCGACTTCAAGCCGCCGCGGACCGAGGACTACGACGGCGTCTGGGCCTCGGCCGCGGGCTGTATGCGCAACTACCTGATCCTCAAGGAGCGTGCCGCCGCCTTCCGCGCCGACCCGGCCGTGCAGGAGGCGCTGCGCGCGTCCCGGCTGGACGAGCTGGCGCAGCCCACCGCCGCCGACGGCGTGGCCGCACTGCTGGCCGACCGCACCGCCTACGAGGACTTCGACGTGACGGCCGCGGCGGAGCGCGGCATGGCGTTCGAGGCTCTGGACCAGCTGGCGATGGACCACCTGCTCGGGGTGCGCTGA
- a CDS encoding ROK family protein, translated as MKSNLPPLGPKADKDTVRRSNLSLVLRAVRDESEGEATRAGVAARVGLTRAAVSSLVEQLLDSGFLTESGKTFSGQAGRPGTALKTARTGPAGLGVEVNIDYVSVCVVDLAGTGRVRLTEHLDNRGAPPAEVLARAARIAARTLESAREQELFPVGVTLALPGLVSGGAVRQAPNLGWNQVPAQELFAASLGAERPGHKALKVTSENEANLAALAELWFGGLERVRSFLYLTGEIGVGGALVINGELLRGAHGFAGEIGHVVVDPEGPQCRCGSRGCLEQYAGQAALLRAAGIEETGSGIGVAELERRARAGDERAVAAVAGAGRMLGRVLSGAVNLLDPDAVVLGGVYRNLMPWLSPPIDQELTDRVVSGLWSPGSGRLRASSVAGDAARGAAALVMTEVLADPVAYAGRTAAR; from the coding sequence ATGAAGAGCAACCTCCCGCCGCTGGGGCCCAAGGCCGACAAGGACACCGTCCGGCGCAGCAACCTCAGCCTCGTACTGCGGGCCGTCCGCGACGAGAGCGAGGGCGAGGCGACCCGGGCCGGGGTCGCCGCGCGGGTCGGGCTGACGCGGGCCGCCGTGTCCTCGCTCGTCGAGCAGCTGCTCGACAGCGGGTTCCTCACCGAGTCCGGCAAGACGTTCAGCGGGCAGGCGGGCAGGCCCGGCACCGCGCTCAAGACGGCCCGCACCGGGCCGGCCGGACTCGGCGTCGAGGTCAACATCGACTATGTGTCGGTGTGCGTCGTCGACCTGGCCGGCACCGGACGGGTCCGGCTCACCGAACACCTCGACAACCGGGGTGCGCCGCCCGCCGAGGTGCTGGCGCGGGCGGCCCGGATCGCCGCACGCACCCTGGAGTCGGCGCGTGAACAGGAGTTGTTCCCCGTCGGTGTCACGTTGGCCCTGCCCGGTCTGGTCTCGGGCGGCGCGGTGCGCCAGGCCCCGAACCTGGGCTGGAACCAGGTCCCGGCGCAGGAGCTGTTCGCCGCCTCACTGGGTGCCGAGCGGCCCGGCCACAAGGCACTGAAGGTGACTTCGGAGAACGAGGCCAATCTGGCGGCGCTGGCCGAGCTGTGGTTCGGCGGGCTGGAACGGGTCCGGAGCTTCCTGTATCTGACCGGTGAGATCGGCGTCGGCGGCGCCCTGGTCATCAACGGCGAACTGCTGCGCGGGGCGCACGGGTTCGCCGGCGAGATCGGGCATGTGGTGGTGGACCCGGAGGGGCCGCAGTGCCGGTGCGGTTCGCGTGGCTGCCTGGAGCAGTACGCGGGACAGGCGGCGCTGCTGCGGGCCGCCGGTATCGAGGAGACCGGCAGCGGCATCGGGGTCGCCGAACTGGAGCGGCGGGCCCGGGCGGGCGACGAGCGGGCGGTGGCCGCGGTCGCCGGGGCGGGCCGGATGCTGGGGCGGGTGCTGTCCGGGGCGGTGAATCTGCTGGACCCCGACGCCGTGGTGCTCGGTGGGGTCTACCGGAATCTGATGCCGTGGCTGTCGCCGCCCATCGACCAGGAGCTGACGGACCGGGTCGTGTCCGGGCTGTGGTCCCCGGGCAGCGGCCGGCTGCGTGCCTCGTCCGTCGCGGGTGATGCGGCACGGGGTGCGGCGGCACTCGTCATGACGGAGGTGCTCGCCGACCCGGTGGCGTACGCGGGGCGGACCGCGGCCCGTTGA
- a CDS encoding DUF305 domain-containing protein, with translation MTATTRVSRPLVLAGGALLLLALALVALMLVRPSAAPATTASASAPAETSADVGFARDMAVHHQQAVEMSFIVRDRTTDVAVRRLAFDLINTQANQRGMMLGWLEMWGRAKSSPGPPMEWMGHTVTPRGDGALMPGMATDAELDALRAAKGRDAEVRFLRLMTAHHLAGADMAQAAATAAGTAEIRNLASGMVLGQRSETALMADMLKERGATA, from the coding sequence GTGACCGCCACGACACGGGTGTCCCGCCCGCTGGTGCTGGCCGGCGGTGCGTTGCTGCTGCTGGCGCTGGCCCTGGTCGCGCTCATGCTGGTACGCCCCTCCGCGGCCCCGGCCACGACCGCGTCGGCGTCCGCTCCCGCCGAGACCTCGGCCGACGTGGGGTTCGCCCGCGACATGGCGGTCCACCACCAGCAGGCGGTCGAGATGTCGTTCATCGTCCGGGACCGCACCACCGATGTGGCGGTGCGCCGGCTCGCGTTCGACCTCATCAACACCCAGGCCAACCAGCGCGGCATGATGCTGGGCTGGCTGGAGATGTGGGGCCGCGCGAAGAGCTCGCCCGGCCCGCCCATGGAGTGGATGGGCCACACCGTCACCCCGCGCGGCGACGGGGCGCTGATGCCCGGCATGGCGACCGACGCCGAACTCGACGCGTTGCGGGCGGCGAAGGGCAGGGACGCCGAGGTGCGGTTCCTGCGGCTGATGACCGCGCACCACCTGGCCGGTGCGGACATGGCACAGGCCGCCGCGACCGCGGCGGGCACCGCCGAGATCAGGAACCTGGCATCGGGCATGGTGCTGGGCCAGCGGTCGGAGACCGCGCTCATGGCGGACATGCTCAAGGAGCGCGGAGCCACGGCCTGA
- a CDS encoding DUF3105 domain-containing protein: MASAKKQHTPATARRAKLDEARRKERARERRSRIITITAAVAVVAGLVVGGGYLMNAADDQDKAETAAKSSPVQGEKSWDKLSQEHVDKKVDYPMNPPVGGDHNPVWMNCDADVYTEAIPKENAVHSLEHGAVWVTYSGEAKPADVKKLGERVSATPYSLMSPVEDQAAPLMLSAWGKQLTVKSAADARVAQFFTKYVQGPQTPEPGAACSGGISK; encoded by the coding sequence ATGGCTTCCGCCAAGAAGCAACACACGCCTGCCACCGCCCGCCGCGCCAAGCTGGACGAGGCCCGCCGCAAGGAACGGGCCCGCGAGCGCCGCAGCCGCATCATCACGATCACCGCCGCCGTCGCCGTCGTGGCCGGCCTCGTCGTGGGCGGCGGCTACCTGATGAACGCCGCCGACGATCAGGACAAGGCCGAGACGGCCGCCAAGTCCTCGCCCGTCCAGGGCGAGAAGAGCTGGGACAAGCTCTCGCAGGAGCACGTCGACAAGAAGGTCGACTACCCGATGAACCCGCCGGTCGGTGGCGACCACAACCCGGTCTGGATGAACTGCGACGCCGATGTCTACACGGAGGCGATACCGAAGGAGAACGCGGTCCACTCGCTGGAGCACGGCGCCGTCTGGGTCACGTACAGCGGGGAGGCGAAGCCGGCCGACGTCAAAAAGCTCGGCGAACGGGTCTCGGCCACCCCCTACTCCCTGATGAGCCCCGTCGAGGACCAGGCCGCCCCGCTGATGCTCAGTGCCTGGGGAAAGCAGCTGACCGTGAAGAGCGCCGCCGATGCCCGGGTGGCTCAGTTCTTCACGAAGTACGTCCAGGGCCCGCAGACCCCTGAGCCGGGCGCCGCGTGCAGTGGCGGGATCTCCAAGTGA